In one Pseudomonas sp. SG20056 genomic region, the following are encoded:
- a CDS encoding FAD-binding oxidoreductase — protein sequence MRRWNGWGDEATVVELPAHGEAFLAELVGSGQLLADASLEQVLAQVPASRLQAHPLICLNAEDRVRHARGQSLPDWLAMRSGDFGVFPDGVAYPESAAQVRELLAWASQQDLIVIPYGGGTSVAGHINPQVSSKPVLTLSLARMSKLIEIDHDSLIATFGPGANGPQVESQLRAQGYTLGHFPQSWELSTLGGWVASRSSGQQSLRYGRIEQLFAGGKVETFAGTLEIPTFPASAAGPDLREILMGSEGRFGIISEVKVRITRLAEQENFYAVFLPNWQQALNAIRSLAQARVPLSMLRLSNAIETKTQLALAGHPQQIAWLEKYLALRGAREGKCMLTFGVTGSRTQNAASLKQAKKLLKSFDGVFTGTLLGKKWAENRFRFPYLRHGLWAAGYAVDTLETATDWSNVDNLLNKVETSLRSGLSEEGEQVHVFTHLSHVYNEGSSIYTTYVFRPGANYAEAMARWQKLKHAASLTIAENRGTISHQHGVGRDHAPYLPVEKGELGMATLKALAGHFDPEQRLAPGVLLQD from the coding sequence ATGCGACGTTGGAACGGCTGGGGTGATGAGGCAACAGTGGTGGAGCTGCCGGCCCATGGCGAGGCTTTTCTTGCCGAACTGGTCGGCTCGGGTCAGTTGCTGGCCGATGCCAGCCTGGAGCAGGTGCTGGCGCAGGTGCCGGCCTCGCGTCTGCAGGCCCATCCGTTGATCTGTCTGAATGCCGAGGACCGCGTACGTCACGCCCGTGGCCAGAGTCTGCCGGACTGGCTGGCGATGCGCTCGGGTGATTTCGGTGTGTTTCCCGATGGCGTGGCCTACCCGGAAAGCGCTGCGCAGGTCCGCGAGCTACTGGCCTGGGCCAGCCAGCAGGATCTGATCGTGATTCCCTACGGCGGTGGCACCTCAGTGGCCGGCCATATCAATCCACAGGTCAGCAGCAAGCCGGTGCTGACCCTGTCACTGGCGCGCATGAGCAAGCTGATCGAGATCGACCACGACAGCCTGATCGCCACCTTCGGCCCGGGTGCCAATGGCCCACAAGTGGAAAGCCAGCTGCGCGCGCAGGGCTACACCCTGGGCCATTTCCCGCAGTCCTGGGAGCTGTCGACCCTTGGTGGTTGGGTCGCTAGCCGTTCCAGTGGCCAGCAGTCGCTGCGCTACGGACGTATCGAGCAATTGTTTGCCGGCGGCAAGGTCGAGACCTTCGCCGGCACCCTGGAGATTCCGACCTTCCCGGCATCCGCTGCGGGCCCTGATCTGCGCGAAATCCTCATGGGGTCGGAAGGGCGCTTCGGCATCATTTCCGAGGTCAAGGTGCGCATCACACGCCTGGCCGAGCAGGAAAACTTCTATGCAGTGTTCCTGCCCAACTGGCAGCAGGCGCTGAACGCCATTCGCAGTCTGGCCCAGGCGCGCGTGCCGCTGTCGATGCTGCGCCTGTCCAACGCCATTGAGACCAAAACCCAGCTGGCCCTGGCCGGCCATCCCCAGCAGATCGCCTGGCTGGAGAAATACCTGGCCCTGCGCGGCGCTCGCGAGGGCAAGTGCATGCTGACCTTTGGTGTCACCGGCAGCCGCACACAGAACGCCGCCTCGCTGAAACAGGCGAAGAAGCTGCTGAAGAGTTTTGACGGCGTATTTACCGGCACCCTGCTGGGCAAGAAGTGGGCAGAAAACCGCTTCCGTTTCCCTTACCTGCGCCACGGCCTGTGGGCCGCTGGTTATGCGGTGGACACGCTGGAAACCGCCACCGACTGGAGCAATGTCGACAACCTGCTGAACAAAGTCGAAACGAGCCTGCGCTCAGGCCTGAGTGAGGAGGGCGAGCAGGTGCATGTGTTTACCCACCTGTCCCACGTCTACAACGAAGGCTCGAGCATCTACACCACTTACGTGTTCCGCCCAGGTGCGAACTACGCCGAGGCCATGGCGCGCTGGCAGAAGCTCAAGCATGCCGCCAGCCTGACTATCGCCGAGAACCGCGGCACCATCAGTCATCAGCACGGCGTCGGCCGCGATCACGCGCCTTACCTGCCGGTGGAGAAGGGCGAGCTGGGTATGGCGACCCTCAAGGCGCTGGCTGGGCATTTCGACCCTGAGCAGCGCCTGGCTCCCGGCGTGTTGTTGCAGGATTGA
- a CDS encoding AraC family transcriptional regulator, producing the protein MENLGYTSVPSLLKYLRHAEQLGLDIDKALAAAGIKAEDLADNGKRIPSETHERLLAHLLRVSGDPLFGLHCARFVQPGSWSVLGYITMNCATLGEAMSRIVPYEKLVGDMGVSRVEAGADHVRLIWTCRHQAEPIRRHMVENVLASWLLYARWISDSDSSPREVWFEHALPEGVDIAEYQAIFGCPIRFEQSCNALLVPLEYLAVPLRQADANLLRTLEEHALTLMAGLDDNEPLPQRVKNALRLLLKDGLPRKERVAEKFNMTVRTLQRHLQLADTSYQQILDELRQELAEYYLLRSDLAIQDIASYLGFTESRSFHRSFKTWTGQTPGEFRESRRNS; encoded by the coding sequence ATGGAAAACCTCGGTTATACCTCTGTCCCTTCCCTGCTCAAGTACCTGCGCCACGCCGAGCAATTGGGCCTGGATATCGACAAGGCCTTGGCGGCCGCCGGCATCAAGGCCGAGGACCTGGCCGACAACGGCAAGCGCATCCCCAGCGAAACCCACGAACGCCTACTCGCGCATTTGCTGCGCGTGTCCGGAGATCCACTGTTCGGCCTGCATTGCGCACGCTTTGTGCAGCCCGGCTCCTGGAGCGTGTTGGGCTATATCACCATGAACTGCGCCACCCTCGGTGAGGCCATGAGCCGCATCGTGCCTTACGAGAAACTGGTGGGGGATATGGGTGTCAGCCGGGTCGAGGCCGGCGCCGACCACGTCCGTTTGATCTGGACCTGTCGCCATCAGGCTGAGCCGATCCGCCGGCATATGGTGGAGAACGTACTGGCCTCCTGGCTGCTGTATGCGCGCTGGATCTCCGACTCCGACAGTTCGCCGCGGGAGGTGTGGTTCGAACACGCCCTGCCTGAGGGCGTCGATATTGCCGAATACCAGGCAATTTTCGGCTGCCCGATCCGCTTCGAACAAAGCTGCAATGCGCTGCTCGTGCCGCTGGAATACCTTGCTGTGCCGCTGCGCCAGGCCGACGCCAACTTGTTGCGCACCCTGGAAGAGCACGCCCTGACCCTGATGGCTGGACTGGACGACAACGAGCCACTGCCGCAACGGGTAAAGAACGCCCTGCGCCTGCTGCTCAAGGATGGGCTGCCACGCAAGGAACGCGTTGCGGAGAAGTTCAATATGACGGTGCGCACCCTGCAGCGACACCTGCAACTGGCTGACACCAGCTACCAGCAGATTCTCGATGAACTGCGCCAGGAACTGGCCGAGTATTACCTGCTGCGCAGCGACCTGGCGATTCAGGATATCGCTAGCTATCTGGGGTTTACCGAATCACGCTCGTTCCACCGCAGCTTCAAGACCTGGACGGGACAGACGCCGGGGGAATTTCGCGAGAGCCGGCGCAATAGCTGA
- the glp gene encoding gephyrin-like molybdotransferase Glp — MSCCDKPGLMPVEAALARLLAQAEASAIVETEQVSLHDAAGRVLAEPLIAKLDLPPWDNSAMDGYALRLADWNGEPLVVSQRIQAGSAPQPLQPGTCARIFTGAPLPAGADSVEMQENAVLGEDGRVAFSEPLKLGQNVRAQGQETRVGDGVLPAGTRLGPIELGLAASLGCAELTVRRRPRVAVLSTGDELVEPGQPLGPGQIYNSNRRVLIAWLQRLGCEVVDGGILVDDLEKTRSALAALSDVDLILSTGGVSVGEADFLGMALREEGELALWKLAIKPGKPLTCGQFRGVPVIGLPGNPASTLVTFGLLARPYLLRRLGVQRVEPLGFPMPAGFAWSKPGNRREYLRARIENGRVVPYPNQSSGVLRSAAWAEGFAEVLEGTTLAEGNSLRFIPLSEILG; from the coding sequence ATGAGCTGCTGTGACAAACCTGGCTTGATGCCTGTTGAGGCGGCGCTGGCGCGTTTGCTGGCGCAGGCCGAGGCTTCGGCAATTGTTGAAACCGAGCAGGTCAGCCTGCATGACGCCGCTGGCCGCGTGTTGGCTGAGCCGCTGATTGCCAAACTGGATCTGCCGCCCTGGGACAACAGCGCCATGGACGGTTACGCCCTGCGCCTGGCCGACTGGAATGGCGAGCCGCTGGTCGTCAGCCAACGCATCCAGGCCGGCAGTGCGCCGCAGCCGTTACAACCTGGCACCTGCGCGCGGATCTTTACCGGCGCCCCGCTACCAGCCGGTGCTGATAGCGTGGAAATGCAGGAAAACGCTGTGCTCGGCGAAGACGGCCGCGTCGCCTTTAGCGAGCCGTTGAAACTCGGGCAGAACGTGCGCGCTCAGGGTCAGGAAACCCGTGTTGGTGATGGCGTTCTACCCGCCGGTACGCGTCTGGGGCCGATCGAGCTGGGACTTGCAGCGTCCCTCGGTTGCGCTGAATTGACTGTGCGCCGCCGGCCGCGAGTAGCCGTGTTATCCACCGGCGATGAGCTGGTAGAGCCGGGTCAGCCGCTGGGGCCAGGGCAGATCTACAACAGCAATCGCCGCGTGCTGATCGCTTGGCTGCAGCGGCTGGGCTGCGAGGTGGTGGACGGCGGTATCTTGGTTGATGACTTGGAAAAGACGCGTTCGGCGCTGGCTGCGCTGAGTGATGTTGACCTGATTCTGTCCACCGGCGGCGTGTCGGTGGGCGAGGCGGATTTCCTCGGCATGGCGTTACGAGAAGAGGGCGAACTGGCGCTGTGGAAACTGGCGATCAAACCGGGCAAACCGCTGACCTGTGGACAGTTTCGCGGCGTGCCGGTGATCGGCCTGCCGGGCAATCCGGCTTCGACTCTGGTGACCTTTGGTCTGCTGGCGCGGCCTTATCTGTTGCGCCGTCTGGGCGTGCAGCGGGTCGAGCCATTGGGCTTTCCGATGCCGGCGGGCTTCGCCTGGAGCAAACCGGGCAATCGTCGCGAATACCTGCGCGCGCGTATCGAAAATGGCCGGGTGGTGCCTTACCCGAACCAGAGCTCCGGGGTGCTGCGCAGCGCGGCTTGGGCCGAGGGATTTGCCGAAGTGCTGGAAGGCACCACCCTGGCCGAGGGCAATAGTCTGCGGTTTATTCCGCTCAGCGAGATCCTCGGGTAG
- the moaB gene encoding molybdenum cofactor biosynthesis protein B: MNHKAEAHFVPLNIAVLTVSDTRSLETDTSGQLFVDRLQAAGHQLAARVLLKDDLYKIRAQVATWIAEDQVQVVLITGGTGFTGRDSTPEAVSCLLDKQVDGFGELFRQISVPDIGTSTIQSRALAGLANGTLVCCLPGSTNACRTAWDGILGEQLDNRHRPCNFVPHLKSVAACESRG, from the coding sequence ATGAACCACAAGGCCGAGGCACATTTCGTGCCCTTGAATATCGCGGTGTTGACCGTCAGTGATACCCGCAGCCTGGAAACCGACACCTCCGGCCAGCTGTTTGTTGACCGCCTGCAGGCGGCCGGCCATCAGCTTGCCGCCCGGGTTTTGCTGAAGGACGATCTGTACAAGATTCGCGCCCAGGTCGCCACCTGGATTGCCGAAGATCAGGTGCAGGTGGTGCTGATTACCGGCGGCACCGGCTTTACCGGCCGCGATAGTACGCCGGAAGCGGTGAGCTGTTTGCTGGACAAGCAGGTCGATGGTTTTGGTGAGCTGTTCCGGCAGATTTCCGTGCCTGATATCGGCACCTCGACCATTCAGTCCCGCGCCCTGGCCGGTCTGGCTAACGGCACCCTGGTGTGCTGCCTGCCGGGTTCGACCAACGCCTGCCGCACCGCCTGGGATGGCATCCTCGGTGAGCAGTTGGATAACCGCCACCGTCCGTGCAATTTCGTTCCGCACCTCAAGTCGGTGGCTGCCTGCGAGAGCCGTGGATGA
- the mobA gene encoding molybdenum cofactor guanylyltransferase MobA: MPASATLPRCSVLLLSGGRGQRMGGADKGLLDWQGRPLIAWLHELVRPLTDDLIISCNRNAERYAPFADRLVTDAPSDNGNGDFQGPLAGIRAGLRIAHQENLLVLPCDAPQLDRPLLEALLRLAGKRAVVVRQGEFLEPLFSVIPRALHADLEQAWQAGERSPQRWLRSLDPLTVECPLGDPRLANLNTPNLLTTRR, encoded by the coding sequence ATGCCCGCTTCCGCAACCCTACCCCGCTGTTCTGTTCTGCTGCTTTCCGGCGGCCGTGGGCAGCGCATGGGCGGTGCCGACAAGGGCCTTCTCGACTGGCAAGGCCGTCCGCTGATTGCCTGGTTGCATGAGCTGGTGCGCCCCTTGACCGACGACCTGATCATCTCCTGCAACCGCAACGCCGAGCGCTATGCGCCCTTTGCTGATCGGTTGGTTACAGATGCCCCGTCTGACAATGGCAATGGCGATTTCCAAGGCCCGCTCGCAGGCATACGCGCCGGCCTGCGCATCGCGCACCAGGAAAATCTGTTGGTATTGCCGTGCGATGCGCCACAACTCGACAGGCCGCTGCTAGAAGCACTACTGCGCCTGGCCGGTAAACGCGCAGTCGTAGTACGCCAAGGCGAGTTTCTCGAACCGTTGTTCAGCGTCATTCCCCGTGCACTGCATGCAGACCTCGAGCAGGCCTGGCAAGCCGGTGAGCGCAGCCCGCAACGCTGGTTGCGCAGCCTCGATCCATTGACAGTCGAGTGTCCACTCGGTGACCCTCGCCTGGCCAACCTCAACACCCCGAATTTGCTGACGACACGCAGATGA
- a CDS encoding YgdI/YgdR family lipoprotein, with protein sequence MSQRIIPALLLTLGLVALTGCASPTVITLNDGREIQTIDEPNFDEDSGFYEFEQLDGKRAKVNKDQVRTVKEL encoded by the coding sequence ATGTCTCAGCGGATTATTCCAGCATTGCTGCTTACCTTGGGCCTGGTCGCGCTGACTGGTTGCGCGTCCCCGACTGTAATCACCCTCAATGATGGCCGCGAAATTCAGACCATCGACGAGCCGAATTTTGACGAAGATTCGGGCTTCTACGAGTTCGAACAACTCGATGGCAAACGCGCCAAGGTCAACAAAGATCAAGTGCGTACCGTCAAAGAGCTGTAA
- a CDS encoding chemotaxis protein, whose amino-acid sequence MSMVLGDALSLLLFRLHSGRLLGINLLKVQEIIPCPTLTKLPSRHPHVRGVATLRGSALTVIDLAKAIGEQGVPGNNDGCLIVTELSRSRQGLHVQSVERIVQCYTRDVRPPPAGSGSKAFITGVTQIDGKIVQILDIEKVLHELAPMIVEELDEQLLSERERALLKGRRVLVVDDSHVALHQTMITLRKLELDCQMVRSAADALELLQRQFDAGEPIEVLVSDIEMPEMDGYDLVRTLRKKPDIGQIYVLLHTSLDSTMNTEKAKAVGANDVLTKFSTIDLSKALVHAFESLQ is encoded by the coding sequence ATGAGCATGGTGCTTGGAGACGCCCTGTCGCTGCTGCTGTTCCGTTTGCACAGCGGCCGTTTGTTGGGGATCAACCTGCTCAAGGTTCAGGAAATCATTCCCTGCCCGACGCTGACCAAACTGCCCAGTCGTCATCCCCATGTGCGTGGCGTGGCTACCCTGCGCGGTTCGGCGCTGACGGTGATCGATCTGGCCAAGGCCATCGGCGAGCAGGGTGTGCCGGGCAACAATGATGGTTGCCTGATCGTCACCGAACTAAGTCGCTCGCGTCAGGGCCTGCATGTGCAAAGCGTGGAGCGCATCGTGCAGTGCTATACCCGCGATGTCCGTCCGCCGCCGGCAGGTTCCGGCAGCAAAGCCTTTATCACCGGGGTGACGCAGATCGACGGCAAGATTGTGCAGATTCTCGATATTGAAAAAGTGCTGCACGAGCTTGCGCCGATGATTGTCGAGGAGCTGGACGAACAGCTGTTATCAGAGCGCGAACGCGCGCTGCTCAAGGGGCGTCGCGTGCTGGTGGTGGATGACTCGCACGTCGCGCTGCACCAGACCATGATTACCCTGCGCAAGCTGGAACTGGATTGCCAGATGGTGCGCAGCGCTGCTGACGCACTTGAGTTGCTGCAGCGGCAATTCGATGCAGGGGAACCCATCGAGGTGTTGGTCTCGGATATCGAAATGCCGGAAATGGATGGCTACGACCTGGTGCGCACGCTGCGTAAGAAGCCAGATATCGGCCAGATCTATGTGCTGCTGCACACCTCGCTCGACAGCACCATGAACACCGAAAAAGCCAAGGCGGTCGGCGCCAATGATGTGCTGACCAAGTTCTCCACCATAGACCTGAGCAAGGCTCTGGTGCATGCGTTCGAAAGCCTGCAATAG
- a CDS encoding glutaredoxin family protein, which yields MLPECQLFGTLGCHLCEVAEALLMPFVEHGLLVELVDIAEHEHWIEDYGLRIPVLRRSDTGAELNWPFEAEQIVEFLRSA from the coding sequence ATGCTCCCGGAATGCCAATTATTCGGTACGCTCGGCTGCCACCTGTGTGAGGTGGCCGAAGCGCTGCTGATGCCTTTTGTCGAGCACGGCCTGCTGGTCGAGCTGGTCGACATCGCTGAGCATGAGCACTGGATTGAGGACTATGGTCTGCGCATTCCGGTGCTGCGTCGCAGCGACACCGGGGCCGAGTTGAACTGGCCATTCGAAGCCGAACAGATTGTCGAATTCCTGCGTAGCGCCTGA
- a CDS encoding DUF5610 domain-containing protein encodes MNPLAANLSSASRPASATAQPVVRNAADAQATLANRLAERLGLEPGALAGKANDYTPEKVAGRILGFIEQRLQSEQAAGADPSKLKGLLEQARSGVEKGFAEARKILDGMGVLQGKVASDIDDTYQKIQDGFSDLDKRFNPDAALVEGSTNIAAYSERFAAQAETFDMEVTTRDGDRLRISIAQASANWSQSGVVASSNGNGSSVVASSQSGSLQIGAWQVSVEGELDDEERAALEKLFGQVQDLSNKFYAGDLSGAFDRAMALEMDGEQLASMSLRLTQTTVRQATDAYSAVAQDGGQAASAVNSSLIDYAQGLLDALRSANQVAEEGTAKTSLLDMLKGGFSLDERFDSGRLDKAEQLNSRLLDGLQNLLNPALDSSKSTDA; translated from the coding sequence ATGAACCCTCTGGCCGCAAATTTATCCTCCGCTTCACGTCCTGCTTCAGCTACTGCGCAGCCGGTTGTGCGTAATGCTGCCGATGCGCAGGCGACACTGGCCAACCGTCTGGCTGAACGCCTCGGGCTGGAACCAGGTGCGCTGGCCGGCAAGGCCAATGACTACACCCCGGAGAAAGTCGCCGGGCGCATTCTTGGTTTTATCGAGCAGCGCCTGCAAAGCGAGCAAGCTGCGGGTGCCGACCCAAGCAAACTCAAGGGCTTGCTTGAGCAGGCGCGCAGCGGCGTGGAAAAGGGTTTTGCCGAAGCGCGCAAGATTCTCGACGGCATGGGCGTGCTGCAAGGTAAGGTGGCGAGCGATATCGACGACACCTACCAGAAAATCCAGGACGGTTTCAGCGACCTGGATAAACGCTTTAATCCGGATGCCGCGCTGGTTGAGGGCTCAACCAATATCGCCGCTTACAGCGAGCGGTTTGCCGCGCAAGCGGAAACCTTCGATATGGAGGTGACCACCCGTGATGGTGACCGCCTGCGTATTTCCATTGCCCAGGCTTCGGCCAACTGGTCGCAGAGCGGCGTTGTCGCCAGCAGCAATGGCAACGGCAGTTCGGTGGTTGCCAGTAGCCAATCCGGCAGCCTGCAGATCGGTGCTTGGCAAGTCAGCGTTGAAGGCGAGCTGGATGACGAAGAACGCGCTGCGCTGGAAAAACTTTTCGGCCAGGTGCAGGACCTTTCCAACAAGTTCTATGCCGGCGATCTGTCGGGCGCCTTCGACCGTGCTATGGCGCTGGAAATGGATGGTGAGCAATTGGCGTCCATGTCTCTGCGTCTGACCCAAACCACTGTGCGTCAGGCAACCGATGCCTACAGCGCCGTGGCGCAAGATGGCGGCCAGGCTGCCAGCGCGGTCAACAGCTCGCTGATCGACTACGCCCAAGGCCTGCTCGACGCATTGCGCAGCGCCAATCAGGTGGCTGAAGAAGGCACCGCTAAAACCAGCTTGCTGGATATGCTCAAAGGCGGCTTCTCGCTGGATGAGCGTTTTGACAGCGGTCGCCTGGACAAGGCCGAGCAGCTCAATAGTCGCTTGCTCGATGGCCTGCAGAACCTGCTCAATCCCGCCCTAGACAGCAGCAAGTCCACGGACGCCTGA
- a CDS encoding OprD family porin: MTQSPLARAVAFATLGTCLTLPSLAQAEFIKDSKASLELRNFYMNRDLRDPGVAQSKREEWAQGFLFKAESGFTEGTVGFGLDAYAGLGLKLDSSDERAGTNLLPNSFGDEGPGEYSEATAAAKVRLSKTVGKIGGLMPKLPIVASGDSRLLPQVFNGGMITSQEIDGLTLNGGQLREVNFRNSTDSQDITATNVGGESDRYNFAGGDYKFNGGNTTVGLWYGELEDIYDQKLYNLIHVQPIGDWKLGANLAYFDSQDNGSKLGGKLDNDLTSVNLWAGTGAHTFRLGYQKVGGDNAFPFLAETDPYIVNYLQILDFTRKDEKSWQARYDINFATYGVPGLNAFVRYVTGDGFDGVGGRDGKEWERDFDVSYTIQEGTFKNLAVRWRNAMVRSNASIGDLDENRLIVSYTLPLL; encoded by the coding sequence ATGACTCAATCTCCCCTCGCTCGCGCTGTGGCATTCGCCACACTGGGCACCTGCCTCACCCTGCCATCGCTGGCCCAGGCAGAGTTTATCAAGGACAGCAAAGCCAGCCTTGAGCTGCGCAATTTCTACATGAATCGCGACCTGCGCGACCCGGGCGTCGCCCAGTCCAAGCGTGAAGAGTGGGCCCAGGGCTTTCTCTTCAAGGCCGAATCGGGCTTTACCGAAGGCACCGTGGGCTTCGGCCTGGACGCTTACGCCGGGCTGGGTCTGAAACTTGACTCATCCGATGAACGTGCCGGCACCAACCTGCTGCCGAACAGTTTTGGTGATGAGGGGCCGGGAGAGTATTCCGAAGCAACCGCAGCGGCCAAGGTGCGCTTGTCCAAGACGGTCGGCAAAATCGGCGGTCTGATGCCCAAGCTGCCGATCGTGGCTTCTGGCGATTCACGCTTGCTGCCACAAGTGTTTAACGGCGGAATGATCACCTCGCAGGAAATCGACGGCCTGACCCTCAATGGCGGCCAGTTGCGCGAGGTTAACTTCCGCAACTCCACCGACAGCCAGGACATCACCGCCACCAACGTTGGCGGGGAAAGCGATCGCTACAACTTCGCTGGCGGTGACTACAAGTTCAACGGCGGTAACACCACTGTCGGCCTGTGGTACGGCGAACTGGAAGATATCTACGACCAGAAGCTCTACAACCTGATCCACGTACAACCTATCGGTGACTGGAAACTGGGGGCCAACCTGGCCTATTTCGATTCACAGGACAACGGCAGCAAACTCGGCGGCAAGCTGGACAACGACCTGACGTCAGTCAATCTCTGGGCAGGCACTGGCGCACATACATTCCGCTTGGGTTACCAGAAGGTCGGCGGCGACAACGCCTTCCCATTCCTCGCCGAGACCGACCCCTACATCGTCAACTACCTGCAGATTCTCGATTTCACCCGCAAGGACGAGAAATCCTGGCAGGCACGCTATGACATCAACTTCGCCACCTACGGCGTGCCAGGCCTGAATGCTTTCGTTCGCTACGTAACAGGCGATGGCTTCGATGGCGTCGGCGGCCGCGATGGCAAGGAATGGGAACGCGACTTCGATGTCAGCTACACCATCCAGGAAGGCACCTTCAAGAACCTGGCAGTGCGCTGGCGTAACGCGATGGTGCGCTCCAATGCCAGCATCGGCGACCTCGATGAAAACCGTCTGATTGTCAGCTACACCCTGCCACTGCTGTAA
- a CDS encoding ammonium transporter, with the protein MENINSAVETLIHGSNTLFILLGAVMVLAMHAGFAFLEVGTVRQKNQVNALSKIISDFAVSALAYFFVGYWIAYGVTFLEPASVLTEGNGYALVKFFFLLTFAAAIPAIISGGIAERARFGPQLCATVLIVAFIYPFFEGVIWNGNYGVQAWLEAQFGATFHDFAGSVVVHAMGGWLAFGAVILLGRRDGRYRDGRLVAFAPSNIPFLALGSWILIIGWFGFNVMSAQTLGSVSGLVAVNTLMAMVGGTVAALLVGRNDPGFLHNGPLAGLVAVCAGSDLMHPVGALVTGAIAGALFVWAFTATQVKWKIDDVLGVWPLHGLCGVWGGIACGIFGQEMLGGLGGVSLASQFVGTALGVVVALIGGVLVYGVLKATVGIRLSQEEEYYGADLSVHKIGAVSQD; encoded by the coding sequence ATGGAAAACATCAACAGTGCTGTGGAAACCCTGATTCACGGCTCCAATACCCTGTTTATTCTGCTCGGCGCCGTGATGGTGCTGGCGATGCACGCCGGCTTTGCCTTTCTTGAAGTGGGTACAGTCAGGCAGAAGAACCAGGTCAACGCCTTGTCGAAGATCATCTCCGACTTTGCCGTGTCGGCCCTGGCCTATTTCTTTGTTGGCTACTGGATTGCCTACGGCGTGACCTTCCTAGAGCCTGCCAGCGTGCTGACGGAAGGCAACGGCTATGCGCTGGTGAAGTTCTTCTTTCTGCTGACTTTTGCGGCGGCCATCCCGGCGATTATTTCCGGTGGCATCGCCGAGCGCGCTAGGTTCGGCCCGCAGCTGTGCGCCACTGTGCTGATCGTGGCCTTTATCTACCCCTTCTTCGAGGGGGTGATCTGGAACGGCAACTACGGCGTCCAGGCCTGGCTGGAGGCGCAGTTCGGCGCCACCTTCCATGACTTTGCCGGCTCGGTGGTGGTACACGCGATGGGCGGCTGGCTGGCCTTTGGCGCGGTGATTCTGCTGGGGCGTCGTGATGGGCGTTACCGCGATGGTCGTCTGGTGGCCTTTGCCCCGTCGAATATTCCGTTCCTGGCCCTGGGCTCGTGGATTCTGATCATCGGCTGGTTTGGCTTCAACGTGATGAGCGCGCAGACCCTGGGCAGCGTCAGCGGCCTGGTCGCGGTCAATACCTTGATGGCGATGGTCGGCGGTACGGTGGCGGCTTTGCTTGTTGGCCGTAACGACCCAGGCTTCCTGCACAACGGTCCGCTCGCTGGCCTGGTTGCTGTATGTGCCGGTTCCGACCTGATGCACCCGGTTGGCGCTCTGGTTACTGGCGCGATTGCCGGTGCTTTGTTCGTCTGGGCGTTTACCGCGACCCAGGTGAAGTGGAAGATCGATGACGTGCTCGGCGTCTGGCCGCTACACGGTCTGTGCGGCGTGTGGGGCGGTATTGCCTGCGGCATCTTCGGCCAAGAAATGCTGGGCGGCCTGGGCGGTGTAAGCCTGGCCAGCCAGTTTGTCGGCACCGCGCTGGGCGTGGTGGTGGCCTTGATTGGTGGCGTACTGGTTTATGGTGTGCTGAAGGCTACCGTGGGTATTCGCCTGAGCCAGGAGGAGGAGTACTACGGTGCTGACCTCTCGGTGCACAAGATTGGCGCCGTCAGCCAAGATTGA
- a CDS encoding YqjD family protein — protein MARKTPVSSSSDQLLDEFQALVRDTESLLQHSASLAGEQAEELREQIRSSLGRARSTLHNAEDALHARGKAAIEATEGYVQTHPWQTLGIAAAIGLLLGMLITRR, from the coding sequence ATGGCTCGTAAGACCCCCGTATCGTCCAGCTCGGATCAGTTACTCGACGAATTCCAGGCGCTGGTGCGCGACACCGAAAGCTTGCTGCAGCATTCCGCCAGCCTTGCCGGTGAGCAGGCCGAGGAACTGCGCGAGCAGATCCGCAGCAGCCTGGGCCGCGCACGCAGTACCCTGCACAACGCCGAAGACGCTCTGCATGCCCGCGGCAAAGCGGCTATTGAAGCCACCGAAGGCTATGTGCAGACTCACCCATGGCAGACCCTTGGTATTGCTGCCGCCATTGGCCTGCTGTTGGGCATGCTGATTACCCGGCGCTAA